From the Montipora capricornis isolate CH-2021 chromosome 2, ASM3666992v2, whole genome shotgun sequence genome, one window contains:
- the LOC138037365 gene encoding uncharacterized protein — MIHVSLVLFALICSQIYVWNLASAELYSGGDENVSLHAVHNQCSEQNLTIMLTSRLIPNLQHATFNASNKQCEGKHLNSTHVIFSFKAAECGTTRRTSTNGSRVYSNLLTLYFKEHNQSQKLTQILRLECTIYNNVTAIISSSNLLQDATNTKNVTASDEAAEVKGTDGEQDGQTEISRSLKLPTTQTKMGTFRFFGASRFIETENGQKTTAKPSPGEAHPTNTSNVTNPEGVTFAADQSAMTAVRHGVKVTFQAQLQEQRNGNTRFELAIKDCYTSPNATQRNATQDGQLFIKSGCEIKPRLCNFIFKRHSLSQEFSFKIVKSHFKEAKTLFIHCTFVRCDGREPSSACAVGCRGTRKVMQFKKGDLIHSTVGPFTGEFPEKALSAAESRMLVTVTAMVLIFAVICVSFLIIYCIFCRRRKHKRSDRLLENEADASVLQCDTSPGSNCSAVFEDLAVKSSESTNENDTYAILGGGKNVLNMNWTKL; from the exons ATGATTCATGTATCGTTGGTGttgtttgctttgatttgttCACAAATTTACGTCTGGAATCTTGCAAGTGCTGAATTAT ATTCTGGAGGTGATGAGAACGTTTCTCTCCACGCCGTACATAACCAGTGTTCCGAGCAGAACCTCACCATCATGTTGACTTCGAGGCTGATTCCAAACTTACAGCATGCCACTTTCAACGCGAGCAACAAGCAATGCGAGGGAAAACATCTGAACAGCACTCATGTTATTTTCAGCTTTAAAGCTGCTGAATGTGGTACGACTCGACGAACATCCACCAATGGCTCAAGGGTTTACTCCAATCTTCTGACCTTATATTTTAAGGAACACAATCAGTCACAGAAATTAACTCAAATTCTAAGACTCGAATGCACTATTTATAATAACGTGACAGCAATCATCAGCAGCTCAAATCTGCTTCAGGATGCAACAAATACCAAAAATGTCACAGCCTCTGATGAGGCTGCAGAAGTCAAAGGAACAGATGGTGAACAAGATGGTCAAACAGAAATATCCCGCTCACTTAAATTGCCAACGACGCAGACGAAAATGGGAACTTTTCGTTTTTTTGGGGCAAGCAGATTTATTGAAACAGAAAATGGACAAAAGACAACAGCAAAACCGAGTCCGGGAGAAGCTCATCCCA CCAACACCTCCAATGTCACAAATCCCGAAGGTGTAACATTTGCAGCTGATCAAAGCGCAATGACGGCGGTGAGGCATGGAGTAAAAGTGACCTTTCAAGCACAGCTTCAGGAGCAAAGAAATGGAAACACAAGATTTGAGCTCGCTATAAAAGACTGCTATACATCCCCAaacgcaacgcaacgcaacgcaacgcaaGATGGCCAGCTTTTCATCAAGAGCGG TTGCGAGATCAAACCAAGGCTGTGCAACTTCATATTTAAACGCCATTCCCTGTCACAAGAATTCAGCTTTAAGATCGTCAAATCACACTTTAAGGAGGCCAAAACCTTGTTCATTCATTGCACATTTGTGCGCTGTGACGGTCGTGAACCAAGCTCAGCGTGTGCTGTGGGTTGTAGAGGAACCAGGAAAGTTATGCAATTTAAAAAAGGCGATTTAATTCATTCTACTGTAGGACCTTTTACTGGGGAATTCCCAGAGAAAG CTCTTTCTGCGGCAGAATCAAGAATGTTGGTTACCGTTACAGCAATGGTATTAATATTCGCTGTCATTTGTGTAAGTTTTCTCATCATATACTGCATTTTTTGTCGGCGTCGAAAACATAAAAGGAGTGACAGATTATTGGAAAATGAAGCTGACGCCAGCGTTCTCCAGTGCGATACAAGTCCTGGTTCGAATTGTTCGGCAGTGTTCGAAGATTTAGCCGTGAAGTCATCGGAGTCTACAAATGAAAATGACACTTATGCAATATTGGGTGGAGGgaaaaacgttcttaacatgAATTGGACAAAACTTTAA
- the LOC138037366 gene encoding uncharacterized protein: MSKSSETSSELMTDKKVERAKTARIKRAEKMRRNSPMVRRRLLSQKKNRVAPCLFDVAEEISDNSLPSSAHFIYPVSGSSNSSVRSNSSDGSFGTRSGSSCVSPSYEENPSRETYTLSDGSRNSDSSSDSTSSSSTQNDVSRASSAEVKPGITQGRLIIVQPYRSFSGSYDSSSCERIHKEQKLPAAFGSSSDASSFDSFSENMVQFDKCSSEEDSCRVYPTITN; this comes from the coding sequence ATGTCGAAATCCAGTGAGACTTCGAGTGAATTGATGACCGATAAAAAAGTGGAACGCGCAAAGACCGCTCGAATTAAAAGGGCGGAAAAGATGCGCAGAAACTCACCAATGGTGCGGAGAAGATTGCTCAGCCAGAAGAAAAATCGTGTAGCGCCTTGTCTTTTTGACGTTGCTGAGGAAATTAGTGATAACTCCCTTCCGAGCAGTGCGCACTTCATCTATCCCGTCTCGGGATCTTCAAACAGTTCTGTCCGATCCAACAGTAGCGACGGTAGCTTTGGTACTCGTAGTGGATCTTCATGTGTTTCTCCAAGCTACGAGGAGAACCCCTCAAGGGAGACTTATACTTTGAGTGACGGATCAAGAAATAGTGACTCGTCATCGGACTCGACTTCCTCCTCGTCCACACAGAACGATGTCTCGAGAGCATCAAGTGCAGAGGTTAAGCCAGGTATAACCCAAGGGAGACTAATCATCGTACAGCCTTATCGCAGCTTTTCAGGATCTTACGATAGCTCATCTTGCGAAAGGATCCACAAGGAACAAAAACTCCCAGCAGCATTCGGCTCCTCATCAGATGCTAGTTCATTCGATTCCTTTTCAGAAAACATGGTACAATTTGATAAGTGCTCTAGCGAGGAGGACTCCTGTCGAGTCTATCCTACCATTACGAATTAA